In a genomic window of Aricia agestis chromosome 2, ilAriAges1.1, whole genome shotgun sequence:
- the LOC121739907 gene encoding WD repeat and FYVE domain-containing protein 3 isoform X1 has protein sequence MNLMRKLRGASASTSSESAEAASTSSHVQLGLMHLKKLFAEYTHPPQPLSESEKDDKLYNMLPLFCKVFGTSPSSDMNEKFWDILSFCQQVSKLMVSEIRKRASNQSTEAASCAIAKFLEIENSEESSNGWMLLSTLNLLAAGDHSLIQVMTTAAIPSTLVKCLYLFFDLPEIPESEADIQDDNSEFTPRERRILLQKIFVQVLVRLSSHPFPCEELARKDDLSLLFSAITSWCAPYNIMWRKSAAEVLMTLSRHGLTPAVVQYIHNKGCVALCIENMQKIPELTPLEVVEMFVAVFCFLKDSSEVSQLLLDDFRSCQGYLFLSEFLLKHQHQGDPDLLTNGLEEERVSGTEARAALRNLVLMISSLCACGFSELRPTRANTELFQLQGFVLPQPSAAGQAVRNVQAFQVLQSVFLKSTSPALCCTILDAISSVYHADNANYFILENQNTLSQFSEKIYMKNAEIQEKFFELLEFIVFQLNFVPCKELISLSLLLKANKSKSCSILCIKTLLNILKHNPIFKDVYREVGMLEVFVTCLTRYAVYLKDKQLLEEEKAKQDGDRANEMAGSPKVPERRKRQSRQDSLIQDPNADTEEEELGSLVMDGLTALLNGNVNNCNVFRECGGAKCVHGMVIHESCRSKALGVVRELIVSGSGEEDMAALLCGMHAAPASAATLKLHVLRALLVCLRDSHRTRTIFRKVSGFVYVTGVLVSLEGKLKGDEPMDRDMLQLIHIVFYTISTAMRFEPANAKFFHHEICMTTLYETIRLLGCFTDDTELLNDTEPGDPELYEVFHEIFTGNILEMTFPDKVPAVFVHACVVLRLLYDVALDAFDKPNFCGSLDVKSPSLTRQGSAINEIKPAGRATSLNLTSGGSNNEAWIVHSGVVIVLAKLLPAMPRPPEHEKHARAIRDYLAHVLKSLVRSERNQQVMCGAGLAGVVLRVCGCALRAERHPLHAPAMYVLERLAAHALRPHELRDFLRMGNPLNCQAPEPGQVWQPGGPVPLTRIKTLVSMTTPRDYRSQNSCTLPPFVEFDMSAEGFGCLYLPSIAPQSANLNALGTQDTATLGGIGSGDRVFPPQTGLTYSTWICVEKYSDPRTDPHCVRLLTLVRNINNSRDEHLVCLTVVLSARDKAIIVSTQETLVPHNVGEWEPEGTGECGARVWCPDLQHEGQWHHLALLFNRAVLKNSSFSLYLDGQHMHSGKLHYVSANPGGGAATLSGASSVYCVVGTPPQWRRYSRLVWRQGPALLLEDVLPAQTISVIYQLGPHYVGTLQAPMLPGPNQEPLAPLIAEEKVVFGINARALSQLTLAKIRKVYSKNDNKAIAKQLGMSSHENATPIRILHNSAGHLMGPARCLGGTVVGYLGVRVFCPKPAAIMIDTVGGCSVLLGLIAMAQDVECLYAGVKALVCVVRSNKAAQAEMDRRKGYQTLAMLLKRKKQLLNSHILHLVFGLVGTVDSQKETSSIPNLTAFQDLICDLEVWLGAPGGLIKSLLEHLLELATETAHRTHNLRTMRELQLVPKILYIVNDVKVASTKNVLIHLLTALLGGQPRPSDLLCLGQFMAYTLPLPSQTEKEIDIKDGEFDTEGECDSIILRNKCLSVLHGLLFTQRNLVNSIVCEEISRVLGMDWLLSFMQENVHPSSVLWALRILVILCSGQGQQSGILQRFREGAGTGGWLRHTEPAARAAGVLLAGTQPAPNSHLHAPLLYMPGFTLLAWSCLYHLDIPELYYLLFGLALGQPARATAGERALSVERVWAAAWGAAAPQRQSAAALAARISLSPEPVVILLAAARALVHDPARTGPDAPAWRADHPLAIVQVLFSLYNTLPDFVTLVMSAEVLTALASILFPPNTTDDIHMPAICESGDSSGASTPGTEDPPALGAGAALTTHPVRTAVMDFLRVVVLDSLPLSVSAKSAPTADTVQATMFCTPCSFATSRSYFFSVIDLVLDASPVNSTSQQQIEYQTEVLTTIMENLLNTELFSSETNISNVCYLAARLVDKLWQGQLSRDPHEVFDFLVKLLTQAKKKSSVISLEGLHHCLNRAILYLLSRSTESIADQMSVLEALHKLTTNRLLIFGAGNHEPEFIGCLTYCLLQLSANMKIALDSHMRTTWHVNPSGDLESQDDKLTAHQGRNLMAGAARRVWEELYACKKPAIEEVFKVTLACGAAKAPALPAVRDQIADAAAKLWLAYLDAERKAVYRVPWELHNQIQSKIQKVTGGLTRLASRTKVKKEESVKQRSHLPREHALAYMQDHVQLVRAAWVSGAAARASTAAHTTRYVQAEWASAWRELVRERGLWGPPTASPLDKWALHCTEGPARMRKQLRRNPAFYTHYPHRPELERSNNKQLKYKVAQSRDSKEYYRVYQQWRSVSTYGETDVIETTEIQSYEEDINTSTNKEQISIEVANEDGSPSDLVSSGVVSKGTIQSIDANEDGPDVEDEDEQQPLPPDNQTLLRLLEHHEKISHMFRCARIQGLDTTEGLLLFGREHCYVIDGFTLLRNREIRDLDGCPEDYEPILPSQGIQRSNQRQCSKFLYEDIREVHKRRYLLQPIALEVFSSDGRNYLLAFPRKVRNKVYSRFTALATGMADSAAGSVAGQRRGVAVEQPAGLLASLIGDTSVTQRWLRGEITNFQYLMHLNSLAGRSYNDLMQYPVFPWILADYDSLELDLTNPATFRDLTKPMGAQSPDRLEQFRKRYKEWDDPHGETPPYHYGTHYSSAMIVCSYLVRMEPFTQHFLRLQGGHFDLADRMFHSIKEAWNSASKHNMADVKELIPEFFYLPEFLLNSNNFDLGSKQSGVALGDVVLPPWARGDPREFIRVHRAALESDYVSHRLHHWIDLVFGYKQAGPPAVEACNVFHHLFYEGNVDIYNIDDPLKKNATIGFINNFGQIPKQLFKKAHPSKKMSQRSSTILDPNNIIPSQGITPPEKLFFHNLENLRPSLQPVKEVKGPVGQILYTDKAILAVEQNKVLMPPTYNKYVAWGFADHSLRIGNYDNDKAVFVCESVAQACGEIVACVCLSDKTIVTAGTSTVVTVWQYWARRRKLSVKTCLYGHSDAVTCLAASPAYNLVVSGSRDGLLLVWDVERGAYVRQLKPPIATVSLPPVSALAIDDITGDIATCAGSWLHVWSINGTLLGGADAGGERAQILCVAFSQTREWDPLNVVITGSGDGVVRMWSIEYVLKTDDHDTTAEIDEADSLQKDKTLESGEQTTLEIDSVDKEDESQSKTETESERDAALKRVEALVKQMSLSQEQEVHLTKSGSESSLSDVGETTSAKESARRHDEKDICSDEETHTDHVDSCEEGKEYDNEKDTGADRDDTSADRDDTNADRDDAIADKDNVTHRTKLQKQGNVVLRRKSKTNPLYRKSGGSIGDSSESGSVDMAVPAEGEGGLRPSKSDTSLTDSFVVLAAPEPAPPPAPRPVAEPAPEGGQWVRRLVLRGKLTMHTAFERRDNATPAAVTALAAARSGRGLAVGDGRGRIFRWSAPDMTSAAGAKGGPADHWIRDDTAPFCTQCQVRFTALERRHHCRECGAVFCGRCSRYEAPVRRLRALRPVRVCQRCHDNIHASRD, from the exons GTGCTTGTGAGACTATCCAGTCACCCATTTCCCTGTGAAGAGTTGGCGAGGAAAGATGACTTAAGTTTGCTCTTCTCTGCTATTACATCTTGGTGTGCtccgtataatattatgtggagaAAGTCTGCTGCAGAAGTGCTGATGACATTGTCTAGACATGGATTAACACCAGCTGTTGTGCAATACATACACA ATAAAGGATGTGTTGCATTGTGCAtagaaaatatgcaaaaaatacCAGAATTGACACCATTAGAG GTGGTGGAGATGTTTGTAGCAGTGTTTTGTTTTCTGAAAGATTCCAGTGAAGTTAGTCAACTGCTCTTAGATGATTTCAGATCATGTCAAGGATATTTGTTTCTATCAGAATTTCTTCTAAA ACATCAACATCAAGGTGACCCTGATCTTTTGACTAATGG GCTGGAAGAGGAAAGAGTGAGCGGGACAGAAGCCAGAGCTGCTTTGCGGAATTTGGTTCTAATGATATCGTCGCTCTGCGCCTGTGGGTTCTCAGAGCTAAGACCAACTCGGGCTAACACAGAACTATTCCAACTGCAAGGTTTTGTACTGCCTCAGCCGTCAGCTGCGGGACAGGCAGTAAGGAATGTTCAAGCATTTCAG GTTCTGCAGTCTGTGTTTTTAAAGTCCACTTCCCCAGCTTTATGCTGCACTATTCTTGATGCGATTTCGAGCGTATATCACGCCGATAACgctaattattttatactagaaaACCAAAACACACTGAGTCAGTTCTCCGAGAAAATCTACatgaaaaatgctgaaatacAAGAGAAGTTCTTTGAACTACTAGAGTTTATAGTTTTTCAACTAAATTTTGTACCTTGTAAGGAATTGATATCGTTGTCGCTGCTGCTCAAAGCTAATAAATCAAAGAGCTGTAGTATTTTGTGTATAAAAACTCTTCTAAATATtcttaa GCACAACCCCATCTTCAAAGACGTATACCGGGAAGTGGGGATGCTCGAAGTATTCGTGACGTGTCTCACGCGCTACGCCGTCTATCTCAAGGACAAACAACTCCTGGAGGAGGAAAAAGCTAAACAAGATGGCGACCGGGCGAACGAAATGGCGGGCTCGCCGAAAGTTCCAGAGAGGAGAAAAAGACAGTCGCGTCAGGATTCCCTGATCCAGGATCCAAATGCTGATACCGAGGAGGAAGAACTGGGGTCTCTCGTCATGGACGGCTTGACGGCACTGCTGAATGGCAACGTCAACAACTGCAACGTGTTTCGGGAGTGCGGAGGAGCGAAGTGCGTACACGGCATGGTCATACACGAGTCCTGCAGGAGTAAGGCGTTGG GTGTGGTTCGCGAGCTAATAGTGAGCGGTTCGGGCGAAGAGGACATGGCGGCGCTGTTGTGCGGCATGCACGCCGCGCCCGCCAGCGCCGCGACGCTCAAGCTGCACGTGCTGCGTGCGCTGCTCGTGTGTCTACGTGACTCGCACCGCACTAGGACTATATTTAGAAAG GTCAGCGGTTTCGTCTATGTGACCGGTGTGCTGGTTTCACTGGAAGGGAAGTTGAAAGGTGATGAACCTATGGATCGGGATATGTTGCAACTTATCCACATAGTGTTCTACACTATCAGCACAGCCATGAGATTTGAGCCGGCAAATGCAAAGTTTTTTCATCATGAG atatgTATGACGACACTATATGAGACCATACGCCTGTTGGGCTGTTTCACCGACGATACGGAACTCCTGAATGACACAGAACCCGGTGATCCAGAACTGTATGAGGTGTTTCATGAGATATTCACAGGAAACATCTTAGAAATGAC ATTTCCCGACAAAGTTCCTGCGGTGTTTGTGCACGCGTGTGTAGTGCTGCGGCTACTGTACGATGTAGCGTTGGACGCGTTCGACAAGCCTAATTTCTGCGGCTCGCTGGACGTCAAATCGCCCAGTTTGACGAGACAGGGTTCGGCAATTAATGAG atCAAACCGGCCGGTCGTGCTACATCGTTAAATCTGACATCAGGCGGCTCAAACAATGAGGCGTGGATAGTGCACTCGGGCGTCGTGATCGTTCTGGCCAAACTGCTGCCCGCTATGCCCCGCCCACCCGAGCACGAGAAACATGCGAGAGCTATTAGAGACTATCTCGCGCATGTTTTGAAGAGCCTTGTGAGGAG TGAGCGCAATCAACAAGTAATGTGCGGCGCCGGCCTGGCTGGCGTGGTTTTGCGTGTGTGTGGGTGTGCGTTACGAGCGGAGCGTCATCCGCTTCACGCGCCCGCCATGTACGTGCTCGAGCGTCTTGCCGCGCACGCGCTGCGTCCGCATGAACTCag GGATTTTCTTCGAATGGGCAATCCATTGAATTGCCAAGCTCCCGAGCCCGGGCAAGTGTGGCAACCTGGTGGGCCGGTGCCTCTTACGAGAATCAAAACATTAGTGTCTATGACCACACCTCGCGATTACAG GTCACAAAATTCGTGCACTCTTCCGCCATTCGTGGAATTCGACATGTCTGCCGAAGGTTTTGGATGTCTGTATCTACCGAGCATAGCGCCGCAGTCTGCAAATTTGAACGCATTGGGCACGCAAGATACAGCTACACTCGGCGGCATTGGATCAG GTGACCGAGTCTTCCCGCCGCAAACCGGCCTCACATATTCCACGTGGATATGCGTGGAGAAGTACTCCGACCCGCGTACCGACCCGCACTGCGTCCGCCTGCTGACGCTCGTACGCAACATCAACAACAGCCGCGACGAACACCTCGTATGTCTGACGGTTGTGTTATCTGCCAGAGATAAGGCGATTATCGTGTCGACACAAGAGACTCTGGTTCCGCATA ACGTGGGCGAGTGGGAGCCGGAGGGCACGGGCGAGTGCGGCGCGCGCGTGTGGTGCCCGGACCTGCAGCATGAGGGACAGTGGCACCATCTCGCGCTGCTCTTCAACCGCGCTGTACTCAAGAACTCCTCGTTCTCGCTGTATCTTGatg GCCAGCACATGCACTCGGGCAAGCTGCACTACGTGAGCGCGAACCCGGGTGGCGGCGCGGCGACGTTGTCGGGCGCGTCGAGCGTATACTGCGTCGTGGGCACCCCGCCGCAGTGGCGTCGCTACTCGCGCCTCGTGTGGAGGCAGGGGCCCGCTCTGCTCCTAGAAGAC GTGCTACCAGCTCAGACGATATCAGTAATTTATCAGCTCGGTCCTCACTACGTAGGCACATTACAAGCTCCTATGTTACCTGGACCTAACCAAGAACCGCTTGCGCCGTTGATCGCAGAAGAGAAAGTAGTTTTTGGCATAAACGCCCGTGCTTTATCTCAATTGACTCTAGCTAAGATACGCAAAGTTTACAGCAAGAATGATAATAAAGCTATAGCGAAACAGCTCGGCATGTCGTCCCATGAGAATGCGACTCCTATAAGGATCCTACATAACTCCGCTGGTCATCTTATGGGGCCGGCGCGGTGCTTGGGTGGCACTGTTGTTGGCTATTTGGGCGTGAGGGTATTCTGTCCCAAGCCTGCAGCTATAATG ATTGATACCGTTGGTGGATGTTCAGTTCTTTTGGGGCTAATAGCAATGGCCCAAGACGTAGAGTGTTTGTATGCTGGTGTCAAGGCACTAGTATGCGTGGTACGGTCCAACAAAGCGGCTCAAGCCGAGATGGACCGGCGAAAAGGTTATCAAACATTAGCCATGTTATTGAAAAGGAAGAAGCAACTGCTCAACTCACACATATTGCATTTAGTATTTGGACTTGTCGGTACAGTTGATAGCCAGAAAGAAACGTCGTCGATTCCAAATTTAACAGCATTTCAG gaTCTCATCTGTGACTTGGAAGTCTGGCTCGGGGCACCGGGTGGTCTTATTAAATCCTTACTGGAGCATCTACTGGAACTAGCCACGGAAACCGCACACAGAACGCACAATCTCCGCACAATGAGGGAACTTCAGTTGGTCCCGAAAATTCTCTACATAGTCAATGACGTCAAAGTCGCAAGCACAAAGAACGTTCTTATACACCTACTAACTGCCCTCCTAGGGGGTCAGCCTAGACCCAGCGACCTGTTATGCTTGGGTCAATTTATGGCGTACACTTTACCACTTCCGTCGCAAACAGAGAAAGAAATAGACATAAAAGATGGTGAATTTGACACCGAAGGCGAATGTGacagtattattttaagaaataaatgcCTGAGTGTACTACATGGTCTGCTGTTTACACAGAGGAATTTAGTTAATTCCATTGTATGCGAGGAGATATCGAGAGTGCTCGGTATGGATTGGCTGCTCAGTTTCATGCAAGAGAATGTTCACCCGAGCTCTGTGCTGTGGGCTCTGAGAATACTGGTTATTCTCTGCTCAGGACAAGGCCAACAGTCCGGTATATTACAACg ATTTCGTGAGGGTGCGGGCACGGGCGGATGGTTGCGTCACACGGAGCCGGCTGCGCGCGCTGCGGGCGTACTACTGGCGGGCACGCAGCCGGCACCTAACTCGCATCTGCACGCTCCGTTGTTATACATGCCTGGATTTACGTTGCTCGCATG GTCGTGTCTATACCACCTCGATATACCAGAGTTATACTACTTACTATTCGGCCTGGCTTTGGGCCAGCCGGCGCGAGCCACGGCTGGGGAACGCGCCCTAAGTGTCGAGCGTGTATGGGCGGCGGCGTGGGGTGCAGCCGCACCGCAGCGGCAATCCGCAGCGGCGCTTGCAGCAAGAATATCGTTGAGTCCCGAGCCCGTAGTGATATTACTCGCGGCTGCGCGTGCGCTCGTCCACGATCCTGCACGCACAGGCCCGGACGCGCCGGCGTGGAGGGCCGACCATCCGCTAGCTATTGTCCAg GTTCTCTTCTCTCTATACAACACATTACCGGATTTCGTGACTCTAGTGATGAGTGCCGAAGTTCTTACGGCACTGGCCTCGATACTCTTTCCACCAAACACAACGGATGATATACACATGC CGGCCATATGCGAGAGCGGCGACAGTTCTGGCGCGTCGACGCCGGGTACGGAGGACCCGCCCGCTCTGGGTGCGGGCGCGGCGCTCACCACGCACCCCGTGCGTACCGCTGTCATGGACTTCCTGCGCGTCGTCGTGTTAGACTCGCTACCGTTGAGCGTGTCGGCTAAGTCTGCACCG ACCGCTGACACAGTGCAAGCGACAATGTTTTGTACGCCATGTAGTTTCGCCACGTCAAGATCGTATTTCTTTAGC GTAATCGATCTTGTATTGGATGCATCACCTGTAAATTCAACAAGTCAACaacaaatagaatatcaaacagAGGTTTTGACGACAATAATGGAAAATCTACTGAACACGGAACTATTTAGTTCAGAGACTAATATATCTAATGTTTGCTACTTGGCTGCAAGGCTAGTTGATAAACTATGGCAGGGGCAACTTTCGAGAGATCCACATGAG GTATTTGATTTCTTAGTAAAATTACTAACTCAAGCGAAAAAGAAGTCATCTGTAATATCATTGGAAGGCCTACATCATTGCCTCAATCGGGCAATTCTGTATTTATTGTCGCGCTCCACTGAGTCTATTGCTGACCAAATGTCGGTTTTGGAAGCTTTACATAAACTGACTACAAATAG GTTACTAATATTTGGAGCGGGTAATCATGAGCCAGAATTTATTGGCTGTTTAACTTACTGCTTGCTGCAACTGAGCGCAAATATGAAGATTGCTCTGGACTCGCACATGCGTACCACGTGGCATGTTAATCCTAGTGGAGATTTGGAGTCACAGGATGACAAACTTACAGCCCATCAAG GTCGTAATCTAATGGCGGGTGCGGCGCGGCGTGTATGGGAGGAGCTATATGCGTGCAAGAAGCCCGCTATAGAGGAGGTGTTCAAGGTCACGCTCGCTTGCGGCGCCGCGAAAGCACCCGCGTTACCGGCCGTACGAGACCAAATCGCAGACGCCGCCGCTAAACTGTGGCTCGCCTATCTAGACGCTGAGAGGAAG GCTGTTTATCGCGTACCATGGGAGCTACATAACCAAATACAGTCGAAGATACAGAAGGTGACCGGTGGGCTGACTCGACTAGCGTCGCGGACTAAAGTCAAGAAAGAAGAATCAGTGAAACAGAGATCTCATCTGCCCCGAGAACACGCTCTAGCGTATATGCAGGATCATGTTCAATTAGTGAG GGCCGCATGGGTGAGCGGTGCGGCGGCGCGGGCCAGCACGGCTGCGCATACAACACGTTACGTACAAGCAGAATGGGCCAGCGCATGGCGGGAGTTGGTTCGAGAGCGAGGTCTGTGGGGACCGCCCACCGCGTCGCCGCTCGACAAGTGGGCGTTACACTGCACCGAGGGGCCCGCGCGCATGCGCAAACAACTGCGCCGCAACCCCGCCTTCTACACGCACTACCCGCATCGCCCGGAGCTTGAGCGCTCTAACAAC AAACAACTGAAATACAAAGTGGCGCAGAGCCGAGACAGTAAGGAGTACTACAGAGTGTACCAACAGTGGCGCAGCGTCAGCACCTACGGCGAAACCGACGTTATAGAGACGACAGAAATACAGAGCTATGAAGAAGATATTAACACATCCAC GAATAAAGAACAAATCTCCATAGAAGTAGCCAATGAAGATGGTTCGCCTTCGGATTTAGTTAGCAGCGGTGTCGTGAGCAAAGGGACGATCCAGTCAATAGATG caaaCGAAGATGGACCAGACGTTGAAGATGAGGATGAACAGCAACCTCTGCCTCCGGACAACCAGACACTACTCAGGCTGTTGGAACACCATGAAAAG ATATCACACATGTTCAGATGTGCTCGTATACAAGGTCTCGATACCACGGAAGGTCTTTTGCTGTTTGGTCGGGAGCATTGCTACGTCATCGATGGGTTCACTCTCCTAAGAAATAGAGAGATAAGAGACTTGGACGGATGTCCTGAGGACTACGAGCCAATATTACCTAGTCAGGGCATTCAGCGCAGCAACCAGAGACAATGCTCTAAGTTCTTATACGAGGACATAAG ggAAGTACACAAGAGAAGATATCTACTGCAACCAATAGCACTCGAAGTTTTTTCCAGTGACGGTCGTAATTACTTACTCGCTTTCCCGAGGAAAGTTAGAAATAAG GTATATAGCCGGTTCACGGCGCTAGCGACGGGCATGGCGGACAGTGCGGCGGGCTCGGTGGCGGGTCAGCGTCGCGGCGTGGCTGTCGAGCAACCCGCTGGGTTACTGGCCTCGCTCATCGGTGACACCTCTGTTACGCAGCGGTGGCTG AGAGGAGAAATAACGAACTTCCAATACCTGATGCATTTGAATTCTCTGGCGGGTCGATCCTACAACGATCTCATGCAGTACCCAGTGTTCCCGTGGATCCTCGCTGACTACGATTCGTTGGAGTTAGATCTTACTAATCCCGCCACGTTTCGTGATCTCACAAAGCCAATGGGTGCTCAGAGTCCAGATAGGCTTGAGCAGTTTAGGAAACGATATAAG GAATGGGACGATCCTCACGGTGAAACTCCACCATATCATTACGGCACGCATTATTCTTCAGCCATGATAGTATGCTCTTACCTGGTACGAATGGAACCGTTTACTCAACATTTTCTAAGGCTCCAAGGTGGCCATTTTGACTTGGCGGACAG AATGTTCCACTCCATTAAAGAAGCATGGAACTCAGCATCTAAACACAATATGGCAGATGTGAAAGAATTAATACCGGAGTTCTTTTACTTGCCCGAATTCCTACTCAACTCTAACAATTTTGATTTAG GGTCCAAACAGTCTGGCGTCGCTCTAGGCGATGTCGTCTTACCGCCGTGGGCTCGCGGCGATCCGCGCGAATTCATACGCGTGCACCGCGCGGCGCTTGAGTCCGACTACGTGTCGCACCGCCTGCATCACTGGATAGACCTCGTGTTCGGGTATAAACAGGCCGGCCCACCCGCTGTCGAGGCCTGCAATGTGTTCCACCATCTGTTCTACGAAGGAAATGTCGATATTTACAA TATCGATGATCCACTAAAGAAGAATGCTACAATCGGATTTATTAACAACTTCGGCCAAATACCAAAGCAGCTTTTCAAAAAAGCGCACCCGAGCAAAAAGATGTCCCAACGAAGTTCCACAATACTAGATccgaataatattataccatccCAAGGCATCACTCCGCCTGAGAAGTTGTTCTTCCATAACTTAGAGAATTTAAGGCCTTCTTTGCAGCCAGTCAAAG AGGTAAAAGGTCCTGTCGGTCAAATCCTTTACACGGACAAGGCTATACTGGCAGTGGAACAGAATAAAGTGTTGATGCCGCCAACCTACAACAAATACGTGGCGTGGGGCTTCGCGGACCATTCCCTGCGTATCGGCAACTATGATAATGATAAGGCTGTATTCGTTTGTGAGTCCGTCGCGCAGGCTTGCGGGGAAATCGTCGCGTGCGTCTGTTTGTCCGATAAGACCATTGTCACGGCTGGTACCAGCACT GTGGTGACAGTATGGCAGTACTGGGCGCGCCGGCGGAAGCTATCAGTAAAGACGTGCCTGTACGGGCACAGCGACGCGGTCACGTGTTTGGcggctagccccgcctacaacCTCGTCGTGAGCGGCAGTCGCGACGGTCTGCTATTAGTGTGGGACGTAGAACGCGGCGCGTACGTACGCCAGTTGAAACCGCCCATCGCGACCGTATCGCTGCCGCCCGTGTCCGCGCTGGCTATTGATGATATCACG GGTGACATAGCGACGTGTGCGGGCAGCTGGCTGCACGTGTGGTCTATCAACGGCACGCTGTTGGGCGGGGCAGACGCCGGCGGCGAGCGCGCGCAGATCCTGTGCGTCGCATTCAGCCAGACGCGAGAGTGGGACCCGCTCAACGTGGTGATTACGGGCTCCGGTGATGGCGTTGTTAGG ATGTGGTCTATTGAATACGTTCTGAAGACGGATGATCACGATACTACGGCAGAAATTGATGAAGCTGACAGTTTACAAAAAGACAAAACTTTGGAGAGCGGTGAGCAGACCACCCTCGAGATCGATAGCGTAGACAAAGAAGACGAATCACAGAGCAAAACGGAAACTGAGTCAGAGAGGGACGCAGCATTAAAGAGGGTGGAAGCATTGGTGAAACAAATGAGTTTGTCACAGGAACAAGAAG TACATTTAACGAAATCTGGATCGGAGAGTTCTTTATCGGACGTGGGAGAGACGACTAGCGCCAAGGAATCAGCGAGGAGGCACGACGAGAAAGATATATGCAGCGACGAAGAAACACATACAGACCACGTCGATTCCTGCGAAGAGGGTAAAGAATATGACAACGAGAAGGACACGGGTGCGGACAGAGATGACACTAGTGCAGATAGAGATGACACAAATGCAGACAGAGATGACGCGATTGCGGACAAAGACAACGTTACGCACCGGACCAAGTTGCAAAAGCAGGGCAATGTGGTACTGCGTCGCAAGTCAAAAACTAACCCCCTGTACCGCAAAA GTGGCGGCAGCATCGGCGACAGTAGCGAGTCCGGTTCAGTGGACATGGCGGTGCCGGCGGAGGGTGAGGGGGGGTTGCGGCCGAGCAAGTCCGACACTTCGCTCACGGACTCATTCGTTGTGCTCGCTGCGCCCgagcccgccccgccccccgcgccacGCCCAGTCGCTGAACCTGCACCAG AGGGCGGTCAGTGGGTGCGTCGTCTGGTGCTGCGCGGCAAGCTGACGATGCACACGGCGTTCGAGCGGCGCGACAACGCCACGCCCGCCGCCGTCACCGCGCTCGCTGCGGCGCGCTCCGGACGCGGTCTCGCGGTCGGCGACGGACGGGGACGG ATATTCCGATGGTCGGCGCCGGACATGACGAGCGCTGCGGGCGCGAAGGGCGGCCCCGCGGACCACTGGATTCGCGATGACACCGCACCATTCTGCACGCAATGTCAG GTCCGCTTCACGGCTCTAGAGCGGCGGCACCACTGCCGCGAGTGCGGCGCGGTGTTCTGCGGCCGCTGCTCGCGGTACGAGGCGCCGGTGCGTCGCCTGCGTGCGCTGCGGCCCGTGCGCGTCTGCCAGCGTTGTCACGACAACATACACGCCTCGCGGGATTAA